A genomic stretch from Candidatus Omnitrophota bacterium includes:
- the ftsH gene encoding ATP-dependent zinc metalloprotease FtsH: protein MQQKQQKNRKIQPKKFNRPAMIWLILVLGIFYLFSIANVSLTGIPKELQYGQFYHILKDNPQTSTIKSVIKTGSILQGEFSDGNKFFVNVPDEDEDLLSLLKNNVAEFDIKPPKTLLASLFFSFGPVIVILIIWWLMAAKGEQLGNRVMSFGKIRPRIHSEKDAQVTFNDVAGVDEAKEELKEVIEFLKDPKRFQRLGGKIPKGVLLVGPPGCGKTLVARAVAGEAGVPFFSISGSDFVEMFVGVGASRVRDLFDQGRRAAKVSGKGAIIFIDEIDAVGRLRFSGIGGGHDEREQTLNQLLVEMDGFDTTYGLILIAATNRPDTLDPALLRPGRFDRRIVISFPDIGGREAILKIHTRKIKLADKVDLRSIASQTPGFSGADLANLCNEAALLAARHDKESVGMSELEHSIERVLMGPEKRSHVMSRREKEITAYHESGHALLSLLMPDVDVVKKVSIIPRGMAGGYTFTPPLEDKHYHTRKELLGRISVMLGGRASEEIILQDFTTGAQNDLEGATHMARRMVTEFGMSEKLGHITLGKREGLIFLGKDIVEERNYSDETAHLIDEEVKKIVDGCYAASRKMLKENEDKLRMLSARLLEKEILDGEEVKALLGLSGAKDGSQDKVRDA, encoded by the coding sequence ATGCAGCAGAAACAGCAGAAAAACAGGAAGATCCAGCCGAAGAAGTTTAACCGGCCGGCTATGATATGGCTTATTCTTGTATTGGGTATATTTTATCTTTTCAGCATAGCCAATGTATCGCTTACCGGCATACCAAAAGAGCTTCAATACGGGCAATTCTACCATATCCTGAAAGATAATCCGCAGACCAGCACCATAAAGTCGGTTATCAAGACCGGCAGTATCCTGCAGGGCGAGTTCAGCGACGGAAATAAGTTTTTCGTTAACGTGCCTGATGAGGACGAGGACCTGCTTTCCCTTCTGAAGAATAACGTGGCCGAGTTTGATATCAAGCCGCCGAAGACCCTGCTTGCCAGTTTATTTTTCTCTTTCGGCCCGGTAATAGTGATCCTTATAATCTGGTGGCTTATGGCCGCGAAGGGAGAGCAGTTAGGCAACAGGGTAATGTCATTCGGCAAGATCCGGCCGAGGATCCACAGCGAAAAAGACGCGCAGGTAACTTTCAATGACGTTGCCGGAGTGGATGAAGCGAAGGAGGAGTTAAAAGAGGTCATAGAATTCCTTAAGGACCCCAAAAGATTTCAAAGATTGGGCGGCAAGATCCCGAAAGGCGTCCTGCTTGTCGGCCCTCCGGGCTGCGGCAAGACATTAGTCGCCAGGGCTGTTGCCGGTGAGGCGGGCGTCCCTTTCTTTTCCATCAGCGGATCTGATTTCGTGGAGATGTTTGTAGGCGTAGGCGCCTCAAGGGTGCGCGACTTGTTTGACCAGGGCAGGCGCGCGGCAAAAGTTTCGGGCAAAGGCGCCATCATATTCATTGATGAAATTGACGCTGTGGGCCGCTTAAGGTTTTCCGGCATAGGGGGAGGCCACGACGAAAGGGAACAGACATTGAACCAGCTTTTGGTTGAGATGGACGGGTTTGATACTACCTATGGCCTTATACTCATAGCCGCCACCAACAGGCCTGATACGCTTGATCCCGCTTTACTTCGTCCGGGAAGGTTTGACAGGCGTATAGTCATAAGCTTTCCCGATATCGGGGGCAGGGAGGCGATATTAAAAATTCACACTAGAAAGATAAAACTGGCTGACAAGGTTGATTTAAGATCCATAGCCAGCCAGACGCCGGGTTTTTCAGGGGCAGACCTGGCAAACCTGTGCAATGAGGCGGCGCTGCTCGCGGCGCGGCACGACAAAGAATCTGTGGGTATGTCAGAACTTGAACATTCAATTGAACGCGTGCTTATGGGGCCCGAGAAGAGAAGCCACGTTATGTCCAGGCGCGAAAAGGAGATCACGGCATACCACGAATCAGGCCACGCGCTGCTTTCTTTGTTAATGCCCGACGTAGACGTGGTGAAGAAGGTCTCGATCATACCCAGAGGCATGGCAGGCGGCTATACCTTTACGCCTCCGTTAGAAGATAAGCATTATCATACCAGAAAAGAATTGCTCGGCAGGATATCGGTGATGTTGGGAGGCAGGGCTTCGGAAGAGATCATACTGCAGGATTTTACCACAGGGGCCCAGAACGACCTGGAGGGCGCGACGCATATGGCAAGGCGTATGGTGACCGAATTCGGCATGTCGGAAAAGTTAGGCCACATTACGCTGGGAAAAAGAGAAGGGTTGATATTCCTCGGCAAGGATATAGTGGAAGAGAGGAACTACAGCGATGAGACGGCGCACCTTATAGATGAAGAAGTGAAAAAGATAGTGGACGGCTGCTATGCCGCTTCCAGGAAGATGCTTAAGGAGAACGAGGACAAACTGCGGATGCTTTCGGCGCGGCTGCTGGAAAAAGAGATCCTTGATGGAGAAGAGGTAAAGGCGCTTCTTGGCTTATCGGGGGCGAAGGATGGATCACAGGATAAAGTCCGGGACGCATAA
- the folP gene encoding dihydropteroate synthase yields MDHRIKSGTHNIRVMPETDVCLAERLMKEAGVDGYGIGIMAPKAVSLLIKIKGLSNISANILKQELLSLGADAAISRGSLTGKVKKTDCLVMGNLAQYQRLRGKLERQPFGLGLLAEEVNRAIINFQKEDFILSAGSFRIKLGRKTGIAAIINITPDSFSNDGIYRGSIADVKARALTLAERAIQDGADIIDIGGESSRPGAAKITIREELKRVIPVIRFLAKKINKPVSIDTYKPEVADAAVDCGASIINDITALSNIKMRRIAARAKAAVVLMHMKGTPRTMQKNPAYSSIIDEILDFLKAAAAKAEEAGVKRESIVVDPGIGFGKTARHNLEIIRHLKEFRGLGLPIMAGISRKSFIGHVLGLPVNERSLGTASAAAACILNGASIIRVHDAGQARQVRDMVDAVRGA; encoded by the coding sequence ATGGATCACAGGATAAAGTCCGGGACGCATAATATCAGGGTTATGCCGGAAACGGATGTATGCCTGGCAGAACGCCTGATGAAGGAAGCAGGCGTTGACGGCTACGGCATAGGCATCATGGCCCCCAAGGCCGTATCGCTTTTAATTAAGATAAAAGGCCTCTCCAACATATCGGCCAATATTTTAAAACAGGAATTGCTTTCGTTGGGAGCGGACGCGGCTATCTCCAGAGGCTCGCTTACCGGAAAGGTAAAGAAAACCGATTGTCTTGTTATGGGCAATCTTGCCCAGTACCAGCGCCTCCGCGGTAAACTGGAGCGCCAGCCCTTCGGATTGGGGTTATTGGCTGAAGAGGTCAACAGGGCGATAATCAATTTCCAGAAGGAAGATTTCATTCTCTCTGCCGGAAGTTTCAGGATAAAACTGGGCAGGAAAACCGGGATCGCCGCCATAATCAATATTACGCCCGACTCATTCAGCAACGACGGTATATATCGCGGCTCTATCGCGGATGTCAAGGCGCGCGCCTTAACGCTGGCAGAACGGGCCATACAGGACGGCGCTGATATAATTGATATAGGGGGCGAATCAAGCAGGCCCGGCGCCGCTAAAATTACGATAAGGGAAGAACTTAAAAGGGTGATACCGGTGATCAGATTCCTGGCGAAAAAGATAAACAAGCCGGTTTCCATAGATACTTATAAACCGGAAGTGGCGGACGCGGCCGTTGATTGCGGCGCTTCTATAATAAATGACATTACCGCCTTATCCAATATAAAGATGCGCCGGATCGCGGCGCGCGCGAAAGCGGCGGTTGTGCTCATGCATATGAAGGGCACGCCCCGCACTATGCAGAAGAACCCCGCGTACAGCTCGATCATTGATGAGATATTGGATTTTCTTAAGGCAGCGGCAGCGAAAGCGGAAGAAGCAGGCGTAAAAAGAGAAAGCATTGTCGTTGACCCGGGTATCGGTTTCGGAAAGACAGCGCGGCATAACCTTGAAATTATCAGGCATCTCAAGGAATTCAGAGGCCTGGGCTTGCCTATAATGGCAGGCATATCCAGAAAGTCATTTATAGGGCATGTCCTGGGCCTGCCCGTGAATGAAAGGTCGCTGGGCACGGCCTCTGCCGCGGCCGCCTGCATATTAAACGGCGCTTCAATAATCAGGGTCCATGACGCAGGCCAGGCCCGGCAGGTCAGGGACATGGTTGACGCGGTAAGAGGGGCGTGA